One Flavobacterium sp. 90 DNA segment encodes these proteins:
- a CDS encoding SusC/RagA family TonB-linked outer membrane protein, with the protein MKKKVKSKNVKLSKIVLLLCLMSLFKVSSIRAETINLSFEQSQDRTVKGKVVDEIGTPLPGVNVIVKGTSKGTVTDKNGEFSIDLPEKKDVLVFTFISMKDQEVIVNGKNDITVVMTDQSESLKEVVLIGYQSVQKKTVTGAMTTVKSKDIENVPYASIDQILAGKVAGLTSLSTSGEPGARTVTNIRGSNSVGLGGVSYPLYVVDGIIYDINDMPSSYGNNPLASLNPNEIESVDVLKDASASAIYGSRGANGVILIKTKQGSKNQRPTFRVNAYTGIGLKPSLRKVTVGRMERQLKLDAIRRNFKDMDQNFHMALTDSLNVSFNNNTDWQDLFIQNARISNVDASVSGAFGKNQYKVSLGYYNETGVIIGYQLKRFSPTMFLSLNLTDKINFTINMMPSYMDTNHGFGNGETFPFGTWGFPSSFWGISDKQKKQYQGQAGNLDEDKRIGLLANTRLNINFTKDLLFTSSFSYNFFENRRDQFQSSQIYATDKDAAVSEHYATNINELENYLTYTKSFNERHNFSAILGQQISEQDNKSSYLRGQGVLGSTVFDISPGPDLSGNSYMETKKRMGIFGRFSYDYKEKYLFSSSYRRDGSSRYNTDKRWTTFYSVAGGWLASEETFFKPVKDVVNFLKFRGSYGVTGNDPASYYAQYNIYTGNASYDNSSFGINNPAVATTYNGVPTVSQNYGGFAGSKDITWEKYPQVNFGIDLNMFNNRIQINADWYARDSKDIFYTNLVAPATSGYGFYSGNAVDIRNTGYEFTVSTVNLGNNSTFKWNTSFNIAFNDNYVTRLPDGGKDLTVGEPWLQYTLTEGMPLFNYRVWDVKGVYSSDSDVPTDPLTGQKMKFYGETIKVGDPKYVDQNGDYIIDNLDKKYAGSPNPKATGGIINDFRYKNWSMSIFCNFVYGRKIWNGYVSDRLNGSKSAAPWSDWGSRATVGTIQDINYYQGPGDTTAEFGTLFTNYSNVDRFHIANSQFIEDGSFFRIKNIRLGYAVPENFGKKIGLSALQFYAMADNVALFTKSTLPDPEAVGADGFTTGNNYPLAIKFTLGLSATF; encoded by the coding sequence ATGAAGAAAAAAGTAAAAAGTAAAAATGTAAAACTATCAAAAATAGTTTTACTCCTATGTTTAATGTCGCTTTTTAAAGTTAGTAGTATTAGGGCAGAAACAATTAATTTATCATTTGAACAAAGTCAGGATAGAACTGTAAAAGGTAAAGTCGTTGATGAAATTGGAACGCCTTTACCCGGAGTTAATGTTATTGTAAAAGGCACTTCCAAGGGAACTGTAACTGATAAAAATGGAGAATTCAGTATCGATTTACCGGAAAAAAAAGATGTATTGGTATTTACATTTATCAGTATGAAAGATCAGGAAGTTATTGTTAATGGTAAAAATGATATTACTGTTGTAATGACAGATCAATCAGAATCACTAAAAGAAGTCGTACTTATTGGTTATCAAAGTGTACAAAAGAAAACGGTTACAGGCGCTATGACTACTGTAAAAAGCAAGGATATTGAGAATGTTCCTTATGCGTCTATAGATCAGATATTGGCTGGTAAAGTAGCCGGACTTACTTCATTAAGTACATCTGGTGAGCCTGGAGCAAGAACAGTAACCAACATTAGAGGATCAAATAGTGTGGGTTTGGGAGGCGTTAGTTACCCGCTTTATGTGGTTGATGGAATAATTTATGACATAAACGATATGCCAAGTTCTTACGGAAATAATCCGCTGGCGTCATTGAATCCTAACGAAATCGAATCTGTAGATGTTCTTAAAGATGCTTCGGCTTCTGCGATTTATGGTTCAAGAGGAGCAAATGGAGTTATTTTAATCAAAACAAAACAAGGATCTAAAAATCAAAGACCAACATTTAGAGTTAATGCTTATACGGGTATTGGTTTAAAACCTTCTTTGAGAAAAGTAACTGTCGGGAGAATGGAGCGTCAATTAAAGTTGGACGCTATTCGAAGAAACTTCAAAGATATGGATCAAAATTTTCATATGGCTTTGACGGATAGTTTAAATGTGTCCTTTAATAATAATACGGACTGGCAGGATCTTTTTATTCAAAATGCCAGAATTAGTAATGTTGACGCAAGTGTTAGTGGAGCTTTTGGAAAAAACCAGTATAAAGTTTCTCTGGGATATTATAATGAAACAGGCGTAATTATTGGTTATCAGCTTAAGAGGTTTTCGCCTACAATGTTTTTGTCTTTAAATCTTACAGACAAAATCAACTTTACAATAAACATGATGCCATCTTACATGGATACCAATCATGGATTTGGAAATGGAGAAACATTTCCGTTTGGAACCTGGGGATTTCCGAGTTCTTTCTGGGGCATTTCAGATAAACAAAAAAAGCAGTATCAAGGTCAGGCAGGAAATCTGGACGAAGACAAGAGAATTGGACTTTTGGCCAATACAAGGCTGAATATTAATTTTACAAAAGACTTATTATTCACGAGTTCGTTTTCTTATAATTTCTTCGAAAACAGAAGAGATCAATTCCAAAGTTCACAAATTTATGCGACAGATAAAGATGCCGCAGTAAGTGAGCATTATGCAACTAATATCAATGAGCTTGAGAATTATTTAACCTATACAAAAAGCTTTAATGAACGTCATAATTTTTCGGCCATATTAGGACAGCAAATATCTGAACAGGATAATAAAAGTTCTTATTTGCGTGGACAAGGTGTTTTAGGAAGTACTGTTTTTGATATTTCTCCCGGACCGGATTTGAGTGGTAATTCTTATATGGAAACAAAGAAACGAATGGGAATCTTTGGCCGTTTTAGTTATGATTATAAAGAGAAATACTTATTCTCGAGCAGTTATAGAAGAGATGGATCGTCACGTTATAATACAGATAAGCGTTGGACCACTTTTTATTCAGTAGCAGGAGGTTGGCTTGCCTCAGAAGAAACTTTTTTTAAACCGGTAAAAGATGTTGTTAATTTCTTGAAATTCAGAGGAAGTTACGGAGTTACCGGTAATGATCCCGCAAGTTATTATGCCCAATATAATATCTATACCGGAAACGCCAGTTATGATAATTCTTCTTTTGGGATAAACAATCCTGCTGTGGCAACTACCTATAATGGAGTTCCAACCGTATCACAAAATTATGGAGGTTTTGCAGGATCAAAAGATATAACCTGGGAAAAATATCCACAAGTGAATTTTGGTATTGACCTTAATATGTTTAACAACAGAATACAAATCAATGCCGATTGGTATGCACGTGATTCCAAGGATATTTTCTATACTAATTTAGTAGCGCCGGCAACATCTGGATATGGTTTTTACAGTGGTAATGCTGTAGATATTCGAAATACCGGTTATGAGTTTACAGTTTCTACAGTGAACTTAGGAAACAATTCTACTTTTAAATGGAACACGTCTTTTAATATTGCTTTCAATGATAATTATGTAACGAGATTGCCAGATGGTGGTAAAGATCTTACAGTTGGAGAACCTTGGCTGCAATATACATTGACTGAGGGAATGCCATTATTCAATTACAGAGTTTGGGATGTTAAAGGAGTTTATTCATCAGATTCCGATGTACCTACGGATCCTTTAACGGGGCAAAAAATGAAATTTTATGGAGAAACTATAAAAGTTGGAGATCCAAAATATGTAGATCAAAACGGGGATTATATAATTGATAACCTGGACAAAAAATATGCAGGAAGTCCAAATCCAAAAGCAACTGGAGGTATTATTAATGATTTTCGTTACAAGAATTGGTCAATGTCTATATTCTGCAACTTTGTTTATGGACGTAAAATATGGAATGGATATGTTTCGGACAGACTTAACGGATCAAAATCTGCAGCTCCTTGGTCAGATTGGGGTTCTCGCGCAACGGTTGGTACCATTCAGGATATAAATTATTATCAAGGACCTGGCGATACTACAGCCGAGTTTGGAACCTTGTTTACTAACTACAGTAATGTGGACCGTTTTCATATTGCCAATTCTCAATTTATTGAAGACGGAAGTTTTTTTAGAATAAAAAATATCAGATTAGGGTATGCAGTTCCCGAAAATTTTGGAAAAAAAATAGGATTAAGCGCATTGCAATTTTATGCTATGGCAGATAATGTTGCTTTGTTTACAAAATCTACTTTGCCAGATCCTGAAGCTGTTGGAGCAGATGGATTTACTACAGGAAACAATTATCCATTGGCAATTAAATTCACTCTTGGATTATCAGCAACATTCTAA
- a CDS encoding RagB/SusD family nutrient uptake outer membrane protein, whose product MKTTYKIKYIQQVLAVCLVVVSLNSCSDYLDEKPISQPSNVTFWRNSNDANSAVAGGYAQLRKALNSGLSYYAHGDLGTDVFSTERELRSDFTDIMKFKLGISVPLTETWKPMYKVRDFSIFYAAIKQADLCLKHIPEIPKDEFTDYDAQYNQYIGEAYFIRAFSYFYMARVWGNVPIVDGSDPDIVDTKNYKREDVAKVLLKATEDCQSAIKNLSWNYSTDTDRVVRANAGAAYALLAHIYAWSGNYSACETAAAKIIDSNFYTYVDRNNYMNVFAGQSSESIFEIAQNSQSEAQAGDRQSLTNYLLRGEYLKTRLNEKETVWQYDLTTLKQTFFNDANDLRRTKGFAEFSSDWPILLKYSKVTYTSPTSPLSINNILIFRLADIALLQAEAQAAQNKFDQARATLNRIRKMAGLEDSTASDDKLFEAVIEERGRELFMEGHRFYDLVRLARAKKIYKFGDSSSNKITASQFVSGKSYWPIQPTLLETNILFTQTEYWKSEAQ is encoded by the coding sequence ATGAAAACAACCTATAAAATTAAATATATACAACAAGTGCTTGCTGTTTGTCTTGTTGTTGTATCCTTGAATTCCTGCTCTGATTATTTGGATGAAAAACCAATAAGTCAGCCTTCTAATGTAACTTTTTGGAGAAATAGCAATGATGCTAATTCTGCCGTTGCAGGAGGTTATGCACAATTGCGAAAAGCGTTAAACTCAGGATTATCATATTATGCTCACGGAGATCTTGGAACCGATGTTTTTTCTACGGAAAGAGAACTTCGATCTGATTTTACAGATATCATGAAATTCAAATTGGGAATATCAGTTCCTTTAACAGAAACCTGGAAACCCATGTATAAGGTTAGGGATTTCTCGATTTTTTATGCAGCGATAAAACAAGCCGATTTATGCCTTAAGCATATTCCGGAAATTCCAAAAGATGAGTTTACAGACTACGATGCACAGTACAATCAATATATTGGAGAAGCCTATTTTATAAGAGCGTTTTCTTATTTTTATATGGCTCGTGTTTGGGGGAATGTTCCAATTGTTGATGGTTCAGATCCTGATATTGTTGATACCAAAAATTATAAACGAGAAGATGTGGCAAAAGTACTTCTTAAAGCTACTGAAGATTGTCAGTCTGCAATCAAAAATCTTTCATGGAATTACAGCACAGATACTGATAGAGTAGTTAGAGCAAATGCCGGAGCTGCTTATGCATTACTTGCTCATATTTATGCGTGGTCGGGTAATTATAGTGCCTGCGAAACTGCTGCTGCAAAAATTATCGATAGTAATTTTTATACCTATGTAGATCGTAACAATTACATGAATGTTTTTGCTGGTCAATCTTCAGAATCTATATTTGAAATTGCTCAAAATTCTCAAAGCGAAGCACAAGCAGGAGATCGTCAAAGTCTTACCAATTACTTACTTAGAGGAGAATATTTAAAAACACGTTTGAACGAAAAAGAAACAGTTTGGCAATATGATCTTACTACGCTAAAGCAAACTTTCTTTAACGATGCAAATGATTTAAGAAGAACCAAAGGTTTTGCAGAATTTTCAAGCGATTGGCCCATTTTACTTAAATATTCTAAAGTTACTTACACAAGTCCTACATCGCCTTTGAGTATCAATAACATCTTAATTTTTCGTTTGGCTGATATTGCTTTATTGCAAGCAGAAGCTCAGGCTGCACAAAATAAATTTGATCAGGCAAGAGCAACATTAAACCGTATTCGGAAAATGGCTGGTTTAGAAGATTCAACTGCAAGCGATGATAAATTATTTGAAGCAGTTATCGAAGAACGCGGTAGAGAATTGTTTATGGAAGGGCATCGTTTTTATGATTTAGTGCGATTAGCGCGTGCCAAAAAGATATACAAATTTGGAGATTCAAGTTCTAATAAAATAACAGCAAGTCAGTTTGTGAGCGGAAAAAGTTATTGGCCAATACAACCTACATTATTAGAGACCAATATATTGTTTACGCAAACTGAATATTGGAAATCTGAAGCACAATAA
- a CDS encoding TonB-dependent receptor — MKPTTHVLKSTATSSHREKMFFTILLLFVFFSSFSQQKISGKITDANKIPIPGVSVLEKNTTNGAVSDFDGNFQITLKNKNSKLVFTYLGFVTQEISVSDKNVVSVVLQESKQELNEVVVVGYGTQKKSRITSAIASVKEKDFTRGAINDASDLIKGKVAGLTISNGSGDPGSSPNITLRGFSSLKGNNGPLVLINGVPGSIDTVAPNEIASIDVLKDASAAAIYGTRGANGVILITTKTVNSDIPPTITYSTFTTTSTFAKKAKFIDASQQRALRSQGFTIPFADGGASTNWLDEISKTGVSQNHNLAFKGGTAKTNYIVNLNYVNQTGVFNNTYNKEYRFSFDVNHSMFNDKLRINLSLLNGTQDMGIEEGIAAYAYRQAMIRNPTAPVYNPNGTYNEDRNKLQYYNPVAILNETTQDRNSTWQRFTANLTLDLLPGWDVGTQLSKNKNTALNGYVETKKHYSNTINGRNGVASRDTGATDNDYVEITSKYHKTLGNHDFTVLGGYSYQYTVNEGFSARNSDFPTDAFSYNNLEAGNGLSDGTASMDSYKNDSKLIGFFGRLNYNFNSKYDLLFSIRREGSSKFGNNHKWGNFPAVSAGWSINKESFLKDATAVNTLKLRAGYGETGVIPNDPYMSMTLYKYDGYFFSNGKWVKGLEPVSNPNPDLRWEKTAEVNIGLDFGFFNNRISGSVDFYNKKTSDMLWDYKVPTPPYLFPQITANVGKMENKGFEILLNTIPVRTKDFTWNSSMTFSHNKNKLTSLSNDLYKIEGDYLNTGNTGDPISFETHRLEVGQSIGNFWGLKSVDITGPSSKPEEDRKWIVELPDGTRKTLSTELYNDANKQYLGNGIPQYYAGWTNTFSYKRFDLSVVLIGAFDYQILNTQRMFYENPTIAYNMLDSAYDKVYGKELLNYNQTYVSYYIEQGDYVKVDNVTFSYNFDVKPLKFINAMRLYVSGNNLATITKYKGLDPEIKREDPLSQGMDGRDKYPSTRGITLGLNLTF; from the coding sequence ATGAAGCCAACCACGCATGTTTTAAAAAGTACTGCAACATCCTCTCACAGAGAAAAGATGTTCTTTACGATTTTGTTATTGTTTGTTTTTTTTAGTTCATTTTCACAACAGAAGATCAGCGGTAAAATTACAGATGCAAATAAGATTCCAATACCGGGAGTGTCAGTTTTAGAAAAAAACACAACTAACGGAGCTGTAAGTGATTTCGATGGAAATTTTCAAATTACACTTAAAAATAAAAACTCAAAATTGGTTTTTACTTATTTAGGTTTTGTAACTCAGGAAATTTCAGTTTCAGATAAGAATGTAGTAAGTGTTGTTCTTCAGGAAAGTAAACAAGAATTAAATGAAGTAGTAGTTGTAGGATACGGAACTCAGAAAAAATCAAGAATTACAAGTGCGATAGCGAGTGTAAAAGAAAAAGATTTTACAAGAGGAGCAATCAACGATGCTTCTGATCTTATAAAAGGTAAAGTTGCCGGTCTAACAATTAGCAACGGTTCCGGAGATCCGGGTTCATCGCCAAATATTACATTACGTGGATTTTCAAGTTTAAAAGGGAATAACGGTCCTTTGGTCTTAATTAATGGTGTACCGGGAAGTATTGATACGGTTGCTCCAAATGAAATTGCTTCGATAGATGTTTTGAAAGATGCATCGGCAGCAGCAATTTACGGAACCAGAGGAGCAAATGGAGTAATTCTTATTACAACAAAAACAGTAAATAGCGATATACCGCCAACAATTACGTACTCAACATTTACCACAACATCTACTTTTGCTAAAAAAGCTAAATTTATAGATGCCAGTCAACAAAGAGCTTTACGCTCTCAAGGTTTTACAATACCTTTTGCTGATGGCGGTGCCAGTACAAATTGGTTAGATGAAATCTCAAAAACGGGAGTATCTCAAAATCATAATTTAGCTTTTAAAGGTGGAACGGCTAAAACAAATTATATAGTAAACCTTAATTATGTGAATCAAACCGGGGTTTTTAATAATACCTATAATAAAGAATACCGATTTTCATTTGATGTCAATCATAGCATGTTCAATGATAAGTTAAGGATTAATTTAAGCTTATTAAACGGAACACAAGATATGGGTATTGAGGAGGGAATTGCTGCATATGCATACAGACAAGCAATGATTAGAAATCCTACTGCTCCGGTATATAATCCAAATGGTACTTATAATGAAGATAGAAATAAGCTTCAATATTACAATCCAGTAGCGATTTTGAATGAAACGACGCAAGATAGAAATAGTACTTGGCAAAGATTTACCGCTAATTTAACTTTGGATTTATTACCGGGATGGGATGTAGGTACGCAGCTTTCAAAAAATAAAAATACAGCTTTAAATGGATATGTTGAAACTAAAAAACATTATTCAAATACAATAAATGGTAGAAATGGAGTTGCTTCAAGAGATACAGGAGCTACAGATAATGATTATGTTGAGATAACATCAAAATATCATAAAACTTTAGGAAACCACGACTTTACAGTATTAGGCGGTTATAGTTATCAATATACTGTTAATGAAGGATTTTCTGCCCGTAATTCTGATTTTCCAACAGATGCATTTTCGTATAATAATTTAGAAGCAGGAAATGGTTTGTCAGATGGTACTGCATCTATGGATAGTTATAAAAATGACAGTAAATTAATTGGATTCTTTGGTAGGTTAAATTATAATTTTAACAGCAAATACGATTTGTTATTTAGTATCAGACGAGAAGGTTCTTCTAAGTTTGGAAACAATCACAAATGGGGTAATTTCCCGGCGGTTTCTGCAGGATGGAGTATCAATAAAGAATCTTTCCTAAAAGACGCTACTGCTGTAAATACTTTAAAATTAAGAGCAGGTTATGGAGAAACAGGAGTAATACCAAATGATCCTTATATGTCAATGACATTGTACAAATATGATGGATATTTCTTTAGTAACGGAAAATGGGTTAAAGGTTTAGAGCCGGTAAGTAATCCAAATCCTGATTTGCGTTGGGAGAAAACAGCAGAGGTAAATATTGGTCTTGATTTTGGTTTTTTCAATAATAGAATTAGCGGAAGCGTTGATTTCTATAATAAAAAAACAAGTGATATGTTATGGGATTATAAAGTACCAACTCCTCCTTATTTGTTCCCTCAAATTACGGCAAATGTTGGAAAAATGGAAAATAAAGGATTTGAAATTCTTCTTAATACAATTCCTGTAAGAACAAAAGATTTCACTTGGAACTCATCAATGACTTTTTCGCACAATAAAAATAAGCTAACGAGTCTTTCTAATGATTTATATAAAATTGAAGGAGACTATTTGAATACCGGAAATACAGGAGATCCAATTTCATTTGAAACACACAGATTAGAAGTAGGACAATCAATTGGTAATTTCTGGGGGTTGAAATCTGTAGATATAACGGGACCTTCATCTAAACCGGAAGAAGATAGAAAATGGATCGTAGAATTACCTGACGGTACTAGAAAAACACTTAGTACAGAATTGTATAACGATGCTAATAAACAATATTTAGGAAACGGTATTCCGCAATATTATGCTGGATGGACGAATACTTTTTCTTATAAAAGATTTGATTTAAGCGTTGTATTAATAGGAGCTTTCGATTATCAAATCCTAAATACACAACGTATGTTTTATGAAAATCCAACAATTGCTTACAATATGTTAGACAGTGCATATGATAAAGTATATGGTAAAGAGTTACTAAACTACAATCAAACCTACGTAAGTTATTATATTGAACAAGGAGATTATGTAAAAGTAGACAATGTAACTTTCTCCTATAATTTTGATGTAAAACCATTGAAATTTATCAATGCAATGAGATTGTATGTGTCTGGAAATAATTTAGCTACAATTACAAAATACAAAGGACTTGACCCAGAGATAAAAAGAGAAGATCCTTTGTCACAAGGAATGGATGGAAGAGATAAATATCCAAGTACAAGAGGTATTACACTAGGTTTAAATCTAACTTTTTAA
- a CDS encoding RagB/SusD family nutrient uptake outer membrane protein, producing MKNKNIVYKILISGLFLLGTGCTNLDETVYDQVSAENTKLTADDLASIIAPAYNSFRQIYSDWDAIFNLYEDSSDLMVTPQRNGIGWGDYYITMHKHSWGTALPMAEGNWFYMYTGVNKVNRAIYQVEQLEGVDNKENVIQELKALRAIYYYLLLDNFRNVPIVTSYINPPGYLPVQNTGKEVYDFVEKELKTALPYLSDKNNSSTYGKINQWAVKMTLAKLYLNAGVYLGTPKWDEALAQVNDVINNGGFKLNSNYRDNFIIKNEFSTEQILSIPYDQIKAPGTSWPYRTLAAASQATFDLAGGPWNGTGGIPQFIDTYDPDDQRLKDCWLGGKQFTSKGDPIMLDDKVTQFEYINYMTSVDGCEPNEGYRMVKYEIGPGLVGQASNDVPFYRLADAMMIKAECLLRKGDAGGAAAIVTELRQRDFKNTNPAKATVTGAKLMGGSVYKYGTYQAGVITNLEGGADIQYGGFLDELAWEFVGEAHRRQDLIRFGVYSKKSWFSKKADPSGDFRAIFPIPQSEMVKNSNLKQNPGY from the coding sequence ATGAAAAATAAAAATATAGTATATAAAATTCTTATTTCGGGCTTATTCCTTTTAGGAACAGGATGTACGAATCTAGATGAGACCGTTTATGATCAGGTAAGTGCCGAAAATACTAAATTAACAGCTGATGATTTAGCGAGTATTATTGCTCCGGCTTACAACTCTTTTAGACAAATTTATTCAGATTGGGATGCTATTTTTAACCTGTATGAAGATTCATCAGATTTAATGGTAACACCTCAGAGAAACGGTATTGGCTGGGGAGATTATTACATCACAATGCACAAACATAGTTGGGGTACAGCGCTTCCAATGGCCGAGGGTAACTGGTTTTATATGTATACTGGAGTAAATAAAGTCAATAGAGCGATATACCAAGTCGAGCAATTAGAAGGTGTTGATAACAAAGAAAATGTTATTCAGGAATTAAAAGCACTAAGAGCAATTTATTATTATTTGCTATTAGATAATTTTAGAAATGTTCCTATTGTAACTTCCTATATCAATCCTCCTGGATATTTGCCAGTTCAAAATACCGGAAAAGAAGTTTATGATTTTGTAGAAAAGGAATTAAAAACAGCTTTACCTTACTTAAGCGACAAGAATAATTCTTCGACTTATGGTAAAATTAATCAATGGGCTGTAAAAATGACTTTGGCAAAATTATATTTGAATGCCGGAGTTTATTTAGGAACACCAAAATGGGATGAAGCTTTGGCTCAGGTTAATGATGTTATCAATAATGGAGGTTTTAAACTGAATTCTAATTATCGAGACAATTTCATCATCAAAAATGAATTTTCTACAGAACAAATATTATCGATTCCTTATGATCAGATAAAAGCACCTGGAACGAGCTGGCCATATAGAACATTGGCAGCTGCAAGTCAGGCAACTTTTGATTTAGCTGGAGGACCTTGGAACGGAACAGGCGGAATCCCTCAATTTATAGATACTTATGATCCGGACGATCAAAGGTTAAAAGATTGTTGGTTAGGAGGAAAGCAATTTACAAGTAAAGGAGATCCGATAATGTTAGACGATAAAGTAACACAATTTGAGTATATTAATTACATGACCAGCGTTGATGGTTGTGAGCCAAATGAAGGTTACAGAATGGTTAAATATGAAATTGGTCCCGGTCTTGTAGGACAAGCAAGCAATGATGTTCCTTTTTACAGATTGGCAGATGCTATGATGATCAAAGCAGAATGTTTATTAAGAAAAGGAGACGCTGGCGGAGCTGCAGCAATTGTTACAGAATTACGACAAAGAGATTTTAAAAATACCAATCCTGCAAAAGCAACTGTAACAGGTGCAAAACTTATGGGAGGAAGTGTTTATAAATACGGAACTTATCAGGCTGGAGTAATTACAAATTTAGAAGGTGGTGCAGACATTCAGTACGGTGGTTTCCTTGACGAATTAGCTTGGGAATTTGTTGGAGAAGCGCACAGAAGACAAGATTTAATCCGATTTGGAGTATATTCAAAAAAATCATGGTTCTCTAAAAAAGCAGATCCAAGTGGAGATTTCAGAGCTATTTTTCCAATTCCGCAATCAGAAATGGTTAAGAATAGCAATTTGAAACAAAATCCTGGATACTAG
- a CDS encoding peptidase M61, whose translation MNFSVASQNPETHYLEVVLGFENLSSNKTNLILPVWTPGYYLILDTPRYIVDFDVEDTNGNKINWTKKAKNCWVVENGKTSKIKVKYKVFANKKSVAESYVDADKAFLMPNTIFMHVENALNNPVTLTINPHKNWKKVSTGLKPIHENGLAFSAKNVDAFYDSPIYLGNQKIINFEHEGKSYSLGIATPEGLKEEKFTTDLKKIMSATTAIMKKVPYDYYSYIMMESGGGGLEHSNSQAIFTNGTFDFKSPDEYTDFLNFVTHEYFHLYNVKAIRPIELGPFDYNKENYTTMLWVSEGFTVYYEYIIMLKAGLLEEKEALKYITESIKRYENIEGSKHMSLSRSSFDIWLNFFNNESNAKQTTISYYNKGPIIGFLLDLEIRNNTQNQKSLDDVMRFLYNEYYEKNKRGFTEAEFWKASEQIAGKSLTEIKSYVDTVNEIDYQKYLKYAGLQIDLSPINSNAKKDNLIERNFEIKESPEASALQLEIRKSIFKL comes from the coding sequence ATGAATTTTTCGGTAGCTTCACAAAATCCCGAAACTCATTATCTGGAAGTTGTTCTGGGTTTTGAAAATTTGTCCTCAAACAAAACAAATCTGATACTTCCGGTTTGGACGCCGGGCTATTATTTAATCCTCGATACACCAAGATATATTGTAGATTTTGATGTAGAAGATACCAATGGAAATAAAATAAATTGGACTAAAAAAGCCAAAAATTGCTGGGTTGTCGAAAACGGAAAAACATCCAAAATTAAAGTGAAATATAAAGTTTTTGCCAATAAAAAATCGGTTGCAGAATCTTATGTCGATGCTGATAAAGCTTTTTTAATGCCGAATACTATTTTTATGCATGTAGAAAATGCATTAAATAATCCCGTAACACTAACTATTAATCCGCATAAAAACTGGAAAAAAGTTTCCACCGGATTAAAACCAATCCATGAAAATGGACTTGCTTTTTCAGCCAAAAATGTAGATGCGTTTTATGACAGTCCGATTTATTTGGGAAATCAAAAAATAATAAATTTCGAACACGAAGGAAAATCATATTCATTAGGAATTGCGACTCCCGAAGGATTAAAAGAAGAAAAATTCACTACAGATCTCAAAAAAATAATGTCCGCAACAACGGCAATTATGAAAAAAGTTCCGTATGATTATTACAGTTATATTATGATGGAATCCGGTGGTGGAGGTCTCGAACATTCAAATTCACAAGCGATATTTACCAACGGAACTTTCGATTTTAAATCTCCTGATGAATACACCGATTTTTTGAATTTTGTAACACACGAATATTTTCATCTTTATAATGTAAAAGCCATTCGCCCAATAGAATTAGGACCTTTCGATTATAATAAAGAAAATTATACCACCATGTTATGGGTTTCAGAAGGTTTTACCGTTTACTACGAATACATCATTATGCTCAAAGCAGGTTTACTCGAAGAAAAAGAAGCACTGAAATATATTACCGAATCGATAAAACGCTACGAAAATATCGAAGGAAGTAAACACATGTCGTTGTCGAGATCTAGTTTTGATATCTGGCTTAACTTTTTTAATAACGAAAGCAACGCCAAGCAAACTACAATTTCCTATTACAATAAAGGACCAATTATTGGATTTTTACTGGATTTAGAAATCAGAAATAATACTCAAAACCAAAAATCATTAGACGATGTAATGCGTTTTTTATACAATGAATATTATGAAAAAAACAAAAGAGGATTCACAGAAGCCGAATTCTGGAAAGCATCTGAACAAATCGCAGGAAAGTCATTAACCGAAATAAAATCGTATGTTGATACCGTAAACGAAATTGATTATCAGAAATATTTAAAATACGCAGGACTTCAAATCGATTTAAGTCCGATAAATTCTAATGCAAAAAAGGATAATCTTATCGAAAGAAATTTTGAAATAAAAGAATCACCGGAAGCTTCAGCATTACAATTAGAAATCAGGAAATCTATTTTTAAATTATAA